The Corallococcus soli genome has a window encoding:
- a CDS encoding AHH domain-containing protein — MPTSNKSAIKQERKARVGASNPPKDSKFPELKKGYPESYIQELADSDSFHTDPNQPETSLLTSGDYYSYRGPRFIFQDGPRMKVYNDFSRSIFSTASVLFYYKKGHRVANEPPLYVTASRERWLRVAAFPEKDGAFPGGLGNFYYLSPNGQRHPYPWQAHHLIPQSVFFEKNSPFDADMMMVLKRSFYNINNGHNIIMLPADPKYSPVHRLIAHISDHPAYTLQLKARMQEVATELKKIFNEAKRTKKHLALFKAILKALHTLEDEFWSLVILLSNAAAATALGVIKEEDIHAYDGMIKFWTTDAKSTKTRHLFGVIG, encoded by the coding sequence ATGCCGACCAGCAACAAGAGTGCAATCAAGCAAGAGCGAAAGGCAAGAGTCGGGGCAAGCAACCCACCCAAGGACAGCAAGTTCCCGGAGCTGAAGAAAGGCTATCCCGAATCCTACATCCAGGAGTTGGCTGACTCCGATTCGTTCCACACGGATCCGAATCAGCCGGAGACCTCGCTGCTCACGAGCGGCGACTACTATTCATATCGAGGACCCCGATTCATCTTCCAGGACGGGCCACGGATGAAGGTCTACAACGACTTCAGTCGCTCGATTTTCAGCACGGCGAGTGTCCTCTTCTATTACAAGAAAGGCCATCGCGTCGCGAATGAACCGCCCCTCTATGTCACCGCCAGCCGGGAGAGATGGCTGCGTGTGGCTGCATTTCCCGAGAAAGATGGGGCATTTCCGGGAGGACTCGGAAACTTCTACTATCTCTCTCCCAATGGCCAGAGGCATCCCTATCCATGGCAGGCGCACCACCTCATCCCTCAGTCGGTGTTTTTCGAGAAGAACTCGCCATTCGACGCCGACATGATGATGGTGTTGAAGCGCTCCTTCTACAACATCAACAATGGGCATAACATCATCATGCTGCCCGCTGATCCGAAGTACAGCCCTGTCCATCGGCTCATTGCCCATATTTCCGATCACCCCGCCTATACCCTCCAGCTCAAAGCCCGAATGCAGGAGGTCGCCACGGAGCTCAAGAAGATCTTCAACGAGGCCAAACGTACCAAGAAACATCTTGCGCTTTTCAAGGCCATCCTGAAGGCGCTCCACACGCTCGAAGATGAGTTCTGGTCCCTCGTCATCCTTCTGAGCAATGCTGCTGCGGCCACGGCTCTTGGCGTGATCAAGGAAGAAGACATTCATGCCTACGATGGAATGATCAAGTTCTGGACGACCGACGCCAAGAGCACGAAAACCCGGCACCTCTTCGGTGTCATTGGCTGA
- a CDS encoding imm11 family protein: protein MSYWVLTPASVNDGAVLEKLPIDSPDSPDFFEAIPLGDRFPRDGAMRFSSDYPDFIHVFDFVTNTLGLPIVSGRMVDVLIQFGAKHFESLPVTLLDHKGRVASKEHSILNVLDIQDIIDMERTDYVPSPFDPSQIFRINRLSVKTEGVEPGALLFRARTRMREIFLHASLHEALLSAGVTGLKAVPAEGWNGFAL from the coding sequence ATGAGCTACTGGGTCTTGACTCCTGCCAGCGTGAACGACGGGGCCGTGCTCGAAAAGCTGCCCATCGACAGTCCTGACAGCCCCGACTTCTTCGAAGCCATTCCGCTGGGAGACCGCTTCCCCCGGGATGGCGCCATGCGCTTTTCCAGCGACTACCCCGACTTCATCCACGTCTTTGACTTCGTCACCAACACCCTGGGGCTGCCCATCGTCTCGGGCAGGATGGTGGATGTGCTCATCCAGTTCGGAGCGAAGCACTTTGAGTCCCTCCCTGTCACGCTGCTGGACCACAAGGGGCGCGTCGCCTCCAAGGAGCACTCCATCCTCAACGTCCTGGACATCCAGGACATCATCGACATGGAGCGGACGGACTACGTCCCCAGTCCATTCGACCCGAGTCAGATTTTCCGTATCAACCGGCTGTCGGTGAAGACGGAGGGAGTCGAGCCGGGGGCACTTCTCTTCCGTGCCCGGACTCGCATGCGCGAAATCTTCCTCCACGCATCGCTCCATGAGGCACTCCTCTCTGCCGGAGTGACGGGGCTCAAAGCCGTCCCAGCAGAGGGCTGGAATGGGTTCGCCTTGTGA